The genomic region TCTGGAGCCGTCACAAGGTAGGTTTCCGAGATGTGCTTGATGGGTTGTCAAATACCATCGCTGCAGGCGAAATCTGTACGTCCGCAGGCAGTCGCGAAACCCGTGCCGATTGGGTTCGCAACATCTCGTTCAAAGGCGACGGTACCTGGGATGGTGCTGGCGAGCCCATTCGTTGCAAACAAGGAACACACATCGATCCTGCTCGGCCGACGTTCTACAGCAGCGGTGCCAGCGTCGAAACAAACCCTCTGAACTCGCGTGGCGGGCGTTGGGGCGATGGTCGATTGACGTACACCGCGTTCCAGACAATTCTGCCTCCGAATAATGCCAACTGCTCAACAAACACCTCGGACGGTAACTGGTATTTCATCTCCAGTGCGGGTAGTCGTCACCAAGGCGGAGCTCATGTTTTGATGGGCGATGGGGCGGTGAAGTTTGTCACCGACAGCATCGAATCGGGCGATCTGACGGACAATGCCGTTGTCGCTTCGTTTACAGGACACACCAGCAACCCGAACCTGTCTGGATCGCAAAGTCCGTATGGGCTTTGGGGTTCGCTCGGAACGCGTGCTGCAAAAGAAGTGATCAACGACGAGTTTTAGCCCAGAATGGCGTTGATATGAACGGGAAAGCCAGCGTTCCATCTCGTTGGCGATCCCGTTCGAGTTCGCCGGGTTTGTAAATCGACGATGCTAACCACAATGTCATCTACTTTGGTAGCGGAGCGGTGTGCGGCCCGCCCGATTGCAGCGAGTAAAACGTTCGAAACTGACCGGGCGGCCCGCGCCGCTCCGTTATAAAAGCCACACGTTTGGTACCAAAGTCGATTACATTGGACGCAAATACGTTCGGTCCGCAAAATGGGACGGACAGATGGCTTATCATCTGAGTCCGGTCTGCGGAACCGCGGGTGAGCCACCGAGAAAGTGAGAAGATTCGGATTCAACTGTAAACGTCAAGCATTGATGAAGCCGAGTGACAGCTCGCTCACGAGGAATGGAGCAGTCCTTTGATCCGATAAAAAACCCCGTTATGAATATAGAGAGACAACGCATCGACATGTCAACGCTTCGCCCATTTCCTGCCACGAATGTGGGCTTGTTCCGCGCAGTAGCGTGCATCGTACCCGCATTGCTCGCGGTTGCTGGCCTTGGCACCGTTAAGGCGTCCGATCCATTGGCGATGCCAGACGAAATTGATTTCAACGAGCACGTTCGTCCGATTTTCAATTCGCACTGCACGGCGTGTCACGGCGGCGTCAAACAAGCTGGTGACGTCTCGTTTGTCTACCGGGAACAAGTGCTGCCGCCGGATGGATGGATTGTCGAACCAGGTGATCCGGAAAACTCGGTCCTGATTGAGCGGGTGATCACGACCGATCCCGATTTTCGTATGCCTCCGCCGGATCACGGACCGCCATTGTCCAGCGACGAGGTTGCCGTGTTGACCAAATGGATCGAGCAAGGTGCCGTTTGGAGGGCTAGCTATTGGTCTTACGCCGCGCCCGAGCCACAACCGCTTCCGGAGGTTTCGAATCCGGCATGGGAACGCCAGCCGCTCGATCGTTTTGTGCTAGCCAAGTTGGATGAGAAAGGGCTCAAGCCGTCGCCGGATGCCGCGCCCGAGCGATGGTTACGACGCGTGACGTTGGATCTGACTGGATTGCCACCGACGCTCGAGCAGCGAGACGCTTTCTTAGCGGCGTTTTCACGAAATAACGATGCCGCGCGTCGCGAATATGTAGACCAACTGCTTGCGTCCACCGCGTTTGGTGAACGATGGGCCAGCGTGTGGTTGGACCAAATTCGCTATGCCGATTCCAAGGGTCTCGGGTTGGATGGTCGACGCTCGGTTTGGAAGTACCGCGACTGGGTAATCGACTCGCTAAATCGTGACTTGCCCTACGATCAATTCACCATCAAACAAATCGCGGGCGACTTGCTTCCCGAACCAACGATCGAAGATCTGATCGCGACTGCGGCGCATCGGCTAACTCAAAACAACGAGGAAGGCGGCACCGACGATGAAGAGTTCCGCGTCGCCGCGGTACTCGATCGGGTTAGTACGACGTGGCAGGCGTGGCTTGGCGTGACGTTTGGTTGTGTCCAGTGCCACAGCCATCCCTACGATCCGTTTCGCCACGAAGAGTTTTATGAGTTTGCGGCTTTTTTCAACAACACGGCTGATAGCGACTTGGACGAGGATTGGCCTGTTATCCAGGCTCCGATCGATCCTCGCGACAACCCCAGAGCCGACCAACTCGACCGACAGATCCGCAGCCTTTGTGATCAGCTATTTCAGAGAGAGTTTTCCCAACTGAAGGCGGAAGGCATGTGGACGCCGCTGGTCGAAATGAAAGCGTCGACCAACAACGCGACGCAGATCGAAGTCGAAAAGGTGGATGACCATGACGAATTTCATACCGTCGATACGGTCAGCCGTAACACGGACATCACACTGGAAACACCGCTTCCACCAGAGATGAAACAGTTGACCGCGATTCGAGTGACCGTCCGGCCGCTGGATCCCAAGTCTGGGCTTGATGATTCGGAGTGGGGATTTGTGTTGTCTGAACTGAAGGCGGCATTCATCGTCGAAGGCCAAGAATCCCCCACCGAGATCTCTTTTGCTCGAGTGATCAGCGACGATCCCAATCCGTTTTATGACCCGAACGCGAGTTTGGACGCGAAATCCAACCGCGGTTTCGCAGCCTATTCACGTATCCACCATTCACGCGAAGCGGCGTTCGTGCTGGATTCCCCGATCCAGGTCCCCGAAAATGCTCGACTTCGAGTCACGCTGAAGCATCGCGTGTTTGTCCTTGGTGCATTCTCGTTGATCGCGCGGCGGGGGCATTTGGCCGTCAGCGACAGCGAAGAATTCACCAAAATGGTGAATGATGAATCGTTAGCGAAGCTGCGAGATGAACTTACCAAACTCGAGAAAGAGCGATCGAGGATCAAGTCAGTTTCCGTGCCGGTCATGCAAGAGCGTCCCGCGCATTTGGCACGTCCGAGTCATTTGTTCGAGCGCGGCTTGTTTCTCACCAAAGGAAAACAGGTCACGCCTAGTACCCCCGAATCGCTTCACCCCCTTCCCCGCCAAGACACAGACGACAGCTTGCTCCCGCCAAACCGATTGACACTCGCCAAATGGTTGGTCAGCCAGGACAATCCGCTCACTGCACGGGTTGCGGTCAATCGTGTCTGGGCTCAGCTGTTTGGAACCGGCTTGGTGCTCAGCGAAGAGGATTTTGGGTCGTCCGGCGAGTCCCCCTCGCATCCTGAGCTGCTCGATTATTTGGCGCTGCGTTTTCAGAACGAACAGCAATGGAGCATGAAGACGATGATCCGCGAAATCGTGCTTTCACGAACCTATGGGCAATCCGCCAAAGTCACGGACGAAGGTCTCCAATTGGATCCCCAGAATCAATGGCTGTCCCGAGGGCCTCGTCACCGTTTGTCATCGGAAATCGTTCGTGATCAAGCGTTGGCATTGTCAGGATTGCTAAGCGACAAATCGTTTGGCCCCCCGGTTCATCCACCAATTCCCGATGGCGTATGGAAACCGTTCCAATCGGGCGACAAATGGACGCCCTCGAAACCGGGCGACGAAGAGCGTTATCGCCGTTCGATCTATACCTACATGAAACGCAGCATTCCGTATCCGATGTTCGCGGCGTTTGATTCGCCGTCACGAGAGTTCTGTTCGCCACGACGGCTACGTTCCAATACGCCACTGCAAGCGTTGATGATGCTCAATGATGAAACGTTTGCTGAAAGCGCCGCAGCGTTGGCGGCGCGAATGCAGGCGGCAAAAAATGAGCCGCGTGAACAGATTCGATACGGCTTTCTAATCGTGACTTCTCGTGAACCTTCCTCTGCGGATTTAGATGACTTGATGACGCTGTTCAATTCGCAGCGAAACGGAAGCGAAGCGGATCTGAAGCGTGCTGACGCTGATGCGATGACCACCGTGGCCGCAGTGCTGTTGAACCTCGACGAAGTGGTGATGAAGTAAGGATAAACCATGAGCAACGAAAACCTCTACCGCGAAGCCGTCGCCACCAAACTTCAACAAACCACTCGTCGCCATTTCCTGCAAGGGTGCACGACCGGAATGGGAGCAATGTGGATGGCGATGCAGCAGCATGCCGACGCGGCGTCAAGACATCAACCGATTCACGATTCGCAAAATCCACTCAGTCCACTGCCGTCGCCGCTGCCGGGCAAAGCAAAACGAGTGATTTATCTGCATATGATTGGTGCCCCGAGCCAATTGGAGTTGTTTGACTACAAACCGGACTTGAAGCGGTTGGATGGCAAGGACACTCCGCAATCGTTCTTGGAAGGCAAACGGTTTGCCTTCATCCAAGGCACACCGAAGATGTTGGGGCCGCAGTATCCGTTTGCCCAGTATGG from Novipirellula caenicola harbors:
- a CDS encoding PSD1 and planctomycete cytochrome C domain-containing protein; this encodes MPDEIDFNEHVRPIFNSHCTACHGGVKQAGDVSFVYREQVLPPDGWIVEPGDPENSVLIERVITTDPDFRMPPPDHGPPLSSDEVAVLTKWIEQGAVWRASYWSYAAPEPQPLPEVSNPAWERQPLDRFVLAKLDEKGLKPSPDAAPERWLRRVTLDLTGLPPTLEQRDAFLAAFSRNNDAARREYVDQLLASTAFGERWASVWLDQIRYADSKGLGLDGRRSVWKYRDWVIDSLNRDLPYDQFTIKQIAGDLLPEPTIEDLIATAAHRLTQNNEEGGTDDEEFRVAAVLDRVSTTWQAWLGVTFGCVQCHSHPYDPFRHEEFYEFAAFFNNTADSDLDEDWPVIQAPIDPRDNPRADQLDRQIRSLCDQLFQREFSQLKAEGMWTPLVEMKASTNNATQIEVEKVDDHDEFHTVDTVSRNTDITLETPLPPEMKQLTAIRVTVRPLDPKSGLDDSEWGFVLSELKAAFIVEGQESPTEISFARVISDDPNPFYDPNASLDAKSNRGFAAYSRIHHSREAAFVLDSPIQVPENARLRVTLKHRVFVLGAFSLIARRGHLAVSDSEEFTKMVNDESLAKLRDELTKLEKERSRIKSVSVPVMQERPAHLARPSHLFERGLFLTKGKQVTPSTPESLHPLPRQDTDDSLLPPNRLTLAKWLVSQDNPLTARVAVNRVWAQLFGTGLVLSEEDFGSSGESPSHPELLDYLALRFQNEQQWSMKTMIREIVLSRTYGQSAKVTDEGLQLDPQNQWLSRGPRHRLSSEIVRDQALALSGLLSDKSFGPPVHPPIPDGVWKPFQSGDKWTPSKPGDEERYRRSIYTYMKRSIPYPMFAAFDSPSREFCSPRRLRSNTPLQALMMLNDETFAESAAALAARMQAAKNEPREQIRYGFLIVTSREPSSADLDDLMTLFNSQRNGSEADLKRADADAMTTVAAVLLNLDEVVMK